The genomic segment TTTTGTTATTAGTACGGTCGATTTACCTGATATGCACGATTCGAAAGTTTTACGAATTCACAGCTACCTGCAAAAAGAAGATCTCGAACTTTTGCAAAAACATTTGCGAATGAAGCTCGTGAAAGATGACAAGCAAATTATTAATAAATTTAGCAAAATTCTAGCAATCATTGGGGAAAATACGCAAATAAATAATTTGAGTAAATTAGAATTCGATTTATTGGAAGCGCTTATATCGGATAATGGCGAATCTCCCAAGAAAAATATTCCACCATTTTACTTTACAGAAGAAACGATTATGCTAGAAAAATCTTGCCCGACATGGCGACAAGCAATTAAAGTCGGGACAAAATGTTTGGAAGATTTAAGCATTATTGAACCATGTTACCATGAAAAAATTATCGAAAATTTAAAAACTTATGGACCGTACATGGTAATTGCACCAGGTGTAGCTATTGCGCATGCTGGTGCTAATGATGGCGTCTTAATGGATGGACTTGTAGTAACGGTAATAGAAGATGGTATTTTATTTTACGACAGGTATGAGGAGCCAGTGCATGTTATTTTTACACTCGCTTTAAACACAAAAGAAGCGCATTCCATCGTAGAACAACTGATGAAATTAGCATTAAATGAAGAAAAAATGAATAAAATTAAACTAGCTAGCTCAAAACGTGATATTTACCATTACGTTAAATCAGCTATCTTTGAATGAAAGAGGGTTTCAATATGGACATAGAAAAAATTTCGTTTTCATTAATTTCACTAGCAGGAGATTCTTTCTCAAAATTAATCGAAGCACTTCAAGCAGCAAAGGAATCAGACAATGAACGAGTGGAAGTACTATTAAAAGAGGCCGATGAATTAATGATTCAAGCGCATAAAGAACAAACGGAAATGCTTATTCAAGAAACACGTGGCGAAAAAGCAAGCTATTCGGTCTTACTTGTTCATGCGCAAGACACACTAATGAATACGATTCTAGCATCCACTTTAATTCGTGAAATGATTGAAATGTATCAAGAAATTAAAACAATAAAAATCGAGGGGGAAAAGTAAATGGAAATGGATCAATTACATGTTCTCTTAGTTTGTAACTTAGGCGCATCAACAGGAGTAATGGTCACAAAAATGAAAGAAATAGCGCAAAATAGCGAAAAATTAAAAAATACGGATGTCAAAATCGAAGCGCATCCAGCTGGAGAACTTCGCGAATATATTGAAGCATTCGATGTTATTTTAGTCGGTCCACAAATAAAGCATCAATTAAAACACTTAAGTGAAATTGCAGCTGAATTTGATAAACCGATTCAAGTCATTGATACGAAAGATTACGGAACGGTTAACGGAGCCAATATTTTAAAAGATGCGATTATCCTTAAATTGAATAAATAATAAAGTGGAGGGAAACAACATGTCGAGTAAAAACAAACAATCGTTTATGAATCGTTTTATCGCTTTTATGGAGAAATATTTTGAACCAGTCGCTGCCAGAATCGAAAAGCAACGCCATATTTCCTCAATTAAAAACGGAATGATTGCTTTAATTTCCGTATTGATTATCGGATCGTTTTCACTTATTATTTCGGCAATCGGTAATATGTTTCCGGCCGGTTCTGGTGTAAAAGAATTCTTTGTTCAAAACGCAGCAGCACTTAATTTACCTTTTCAATTTACGTTTGGATTATTGTCCATTTATGCAGCAATAACTATTTCATACAGCCACGCAAAACAAATGAAAGTACCAGTATTACATAGTGTGATGGCGGCTGTGATGGTGACGCTTATTTTGAATACTAAAATGGTGGACGGTGTTCTGAACACTGAATTTTTAGACTCACGCGGTTTGTTTATCGCTATTTTTGGCGCATTAATCTCTGTAGAACTTATTGGTTTATTTATTAGAAAAAATATCACTATTCGCATCAAAGGTTTGCCAGCAGGAATTGCTACTACTTTTGAAGCGATTATTCCGCTAGTCGTCTTATTATTTGGTGCAGTCGGCTTAAGTATTTTGATGCAAAGTATAACGAGTGGGCAAATAATTCCAGAAGCATTTACGACGATGCTCGCTCCAGCTATTAATAGCATTGATACTCCATATGCCGTATTTTTAATTTGTTTTTTGGAAATGCTATTTTGGTTCATTGGTTTGAATGGTTACGCAATTTTGATTGGTTTTGTCCTACCGTTTATGACCCAATATTTAGGAGCCAATGCGGCTGCTTATGCGGCGGGAGAACCAATTCCTCACGTTTTTGCACCAAACTTCTGGGATTATTTCATGGGGTTTTCGGGGTCTGGAATAACAGGCGCACTTGTTATTCTTGCGTTATTTAGTAAATCCAAAGAGTTGAAAGCAGTCGGGAAAGTTTCCGTTGTACCAGCCATTTTCACTATTTCAGAGCCAGTTGTGTTTGGACTACCAATCTGTTTTAATCCATACTTGTTTATTCCGTTCGTGCTTGGAACACCAATTTTAGCGGTGGGACAATGGTTTGTCTTTCACTTTGGCTGGGTTCGTCCACCAATTGCGAATGTCGGGGGAACTCCAATTCCGCTGGCGCAATATTTAGCAACGATGGACTGGCGAGCAATTGTCTTAATTGTCTTCGTTCTCGCAGCAGCTGTTTGCATGTACTACCCATTTTTCAAAATGTACGAGAAAAGTTTAATCAAAGAAGAGGCAGTTGTATCTGAGCGAGAAGCTGCACACGACGCACTAAACTTAGATTTTTAAGAGAGAAAGGTGGATATAAAATGAAAGTTGTTATAAAGGAAAACCCGCAAATCGTAGCAGAAACAATTAGTCAAAAAATCATTGAAATCGTCAAAGAAAAACCAACTAGCTTAATATGTATTGCTGGTGGAGATACGCCGTTATTAACAATAGAAGCGCTAATTAAAGCAAATCAAGCTGGCGAAGTGGATTTCAGCAAAACTCAATTTGTTGGTTTAGATGAATGGGTAGGGCTTGGCAGAGAAACGAAAGGGAGTTGCATCCAGACTTTATATGATACCTTCTTTGATAGATTAGAAAACGTTTCTAGTGATCAAATTTGTTTTTTCGATGGGCAAACTGCTGATTTTGAAGCAGAATGCGCCCGCGTGGATGCGTTTATTGAAGCATGTGGCGGAATTGATTTTATCTTACTTGGAATTGGTCTTAATGGGCATATTGGCTTTAATGAGCCATTTGTCCCTGTAGATGTGAATTGTCATGTCGTTGAATTAGACAATGTCACAAAACGAGTCATGAACAAATATTTCGATACCGATTTACCTTTAACACACGGAATATCGCTAGGAATGAAGCAAATTTTAACTGCGAAAGAAATTTATCTTGTAGCAACGGGTGAGAAAAAAGCGGAAATCGTTCAGCAAGTTATAGAAAAAGAACCAACAGTTAGTATTCCAGCAACTTTAGTCAAACAAGCAATTGCAACACTTGTTTTAGACGAAAAAGCAGCAAGTAGGTGGGAAAAATAATGGGAAAAATCATCGTCCAAGGTAATAAAAATGGTCAGAAGATAGATATTGCTTGTTCGAATTTAGTGATGGGTGCAGGAGATTTCTTGCGAGTAGATAATATGGATTTTGCTGGCGCAGTGCTCGATCAATATTTTGCGCTTGGTGGGAATGTTTTTGATACCGCTCGTCATTATCGTCATAGTGAAAGAGCAATTGGTGCATGGATGGAAATGCGTGGTAACCGCGATAACGTAATTATTCAAACAAAAGGTGGGCATCCAGTGCGAGAAGCAAGTGATATCCCACGTGTTACACCAGAAGCGATTTACGAAGATATTTCTGTTAGTTTGGAAATGCTTAAAACAGATCATGTCGAGTTATTTGCACTACATCGTGATAACCCAGAAGTCGAAGTTGGTCCGATTATGGAAGCTTTGCATAAAGAAGTGGAAACTGGTCGAGTTTATGCCATTGGACTTTCCAACTGGGAATTACCACGAATTATCGAGGCAAATGAATACGCCGTGACACATGGGTTAACACCACTTAGCTTTAATAGCCCGAATTTCAGTTTAGCAAAAGTAAATCGACCACGCTGGGAAAATTGCGTTTCGGCAAATATGGAAATGATTCGCTGGCATGAAAAAACAAATTTACCACTATTTTCTTGGTCTTCTCAAGCTGGCGGATTCTTTTCGGGGAGATATACGGAAAATGATAAGACAGATACAGAAATGGTGGAAGTTTATTATAGTGACGCCAATTGGGAACGTTACAAACGCGCCAAAGAGCTAGCGCAGCAAAAAGCGTGCACACCAATTCAAATTTCCCTTGCTTATGTTCTCACCCAATCATTTCCGACAGCGGCAGTTATCGGTCCCGAAAATGAAACCGAACTTAAATCTTCTGTTGCAGCGGCAGGTATCCAATTAACACAAAGTGAAGTAGATTGGCTTGATTTAAAAGCATAAAGGAAGGCGGAAGAAAATGGATATAAAAAATAAAATTGCAGTCCAACTTTATTCGGTTCGTAAAGAAATGGAGCAAGACTTAGAAGGCACATTTAAAAAAATTCACGATATTGGATTTCGTTATGTACAACTGGATGGAATGCGCGGCAATGATCCGTCCGAAGTTTTACGTTTATTAAATAAATATGAACTCAAGGTTATTGGAATGCACATCAAGCATGATCGCTTTATGAACGACTTAGAAGGAATTGTCTCAGAAGCATATTATTTTGGATGCAAAACGATTTTTGATAAGTATATTGAGGAAGAAGATCAGACAATCGCTGGCTATCACGCAACCAAAAATGCTTTAATTCAAGCGGCTCAGAAATTAACCGCACTTGATTTCAGAGTAGGCTTGCATAATCCTGAATATGATTTTAATGAGCAAATAAATGGCCGCCGTGTGATGGATTTTATTACAGATCCAGTAAATGGTATATCTATTTACGCAGAACCAGACACTTACTGGATTAGAGCAGCGGGGCACGATGAAGTAGAATTTATTAAGCGGTATAGTGGTCGGGCGCCGATTGTTCATATGAAGGATTTTATCAGCGGTTTTGAATTAGAAGATATGGATCATAATTTAGTTGAAATCGGTCAAGGCGAAGTGGATTTCTGCGCTATTATTGAGTGGGGAGAAGCAAGTGGTGTGGAGTATTATTGCATCGAGCAAGACAGATCGAAAAGAAATATGTTCGAAACATTAGAAGCCAGTTACCATTATTTACTAGCGCTATAAAACAAAAAGACGTCAGAAAGTTATTTCTGGCGTTTTTCTATGTTCTGAAAAAATGCTCAAGTTTACACACAAGCGAACTTGGGAACTTTAAAAAAAGAGAAGTTTTAAGGGGGATGAATAAATGAATAAAAAATGGCTAGTTTTTGCAATCATTTTTTTATTAACTACGATATTTTTTATACCAAAAGCAGAAGCAGCAACAGATTATGGTAGTAAGTTCTTTACAAATGTTGCTTTACAAAATCAAAACGGGGAAAATACATCCAATTTTAAAGAAAACAGCAAAGTCCGAGTGGCATATGATTTTGTCATTACAGAGCCGGTCGTAAGTGGAGAAACAATGACATTAACCATTCCAGAACAACTGAAATTAATTAATTTTGGTGGCTTTCCAGTAAATGATGCTGAGGGAAATACTATAGCGGAAGCAACCGTCAACCCAACTACTGGAACGATTACTTTAACTTTTACTGATTATGTTAATAGCCACACTGATTTAAGTGGAAGCCTTTTTTATAACGCTTCTTTTAACAGCAAAAATATCCAAACAGATCAAGTGAATCCAATCGTTTTCCCAGTGGAAAATACGACACAGACAGAAAATGTGTATATTAGTAAAGTTTCAACTGGCGGTGGAACGGGCTCGCCAACAGTAGTCTTTAAACAAGGACGAATGGATGATAAAGATCACAGCACCATACACTGGACAGTTACTCTGAACAATGCGCTTTTACCAATTG from the Listeria seeligeri serovar 1/2b str. SLCC3954 genome contains:
- a CDS encoding sugar phosphate isomerase/epimerase family protein is translated as MDIKNKIAVQLYSVRKEMEQDLEGTFKKIHDIGFRYVQLDGMRGNDPSEVLRLLNKYELKVIGMHIKHDRFMNDLEGIVSEAYYFGCKTIFDKYIEEEDQTIAGYHATKNALIQAAQKLTALDFRVGLHNPEYDFNEQINGRRVMDFITDPVNGISIYAEPDTYWIRAAGHDEVEFIKRYSGRAPIVHMKDFISGFELEDMDHNLVEIGQGEVDFCAIIEWGEASGVEYYCIEQDRSKRNMFETLEASYHYLLAL
- a CDS encoding PTS sugar transporter subunit IIC, translated to MSSKNKQSFMNRFIAFMEKYFEPVAARIEKQRHISSIKNGMIALISVLIIGSFSLIISAIGNMFPAGSGVKEFFVQNAAALNLPFQFTFGLLSIYAAITISYSHAKQMKVPVLHSVMAAVMVTLILNTKMVDGVLNTEFLDSRGLFIAIFGALISVELIGLFIRKNITIRIKGLPAGIATTFEAIIPLVVLLFGAVGLSILMQSITSGQIIPEAFTTMLAPAINSIDTPYAVFLICFLEMLFWFIGLNGYAILIGFVLPFMTQYLGANAAAYAAGEPIPHVFAPNFWDYFMGFSGSGITGALVILALFSKSKELKAVGKVSVVPAIFTISEPVVFGLPICFNPYLFIPFVLGTPILAVGQWFVFHFGWVRPPIANVGGTPIPLAQYLATMDWRAIVLIVFVLAAAVCMYYPFFKMYEKSLIKEEAVVSEREAAHDALNLDF
- a CDS encoding glucosamine-6-phosphate deaminase — its product is MKVVIKENPQIVAETISQKIIEIVKEKPTSLICIAGGDTPLLTIEALIKANQAGEVDFSKTQFVGLDEWVGLGRETKGSCIQTLYDTFFDRLENVSSDQICFFDGQTADFEAECARVDAFIEACGGIDFILLGIGLNGHIGFNEPFVPVDVNCHVVELDNVTKRVMNKYFDTDLPLTHGISLGMKQILTAKEIYLVATGEKKAEIVQQVIEKEPTVSIPATLVKQAIATLVLDEKAASRWEK
- a CDS encoding PTS lactose/cellobiose transporter subunit IIA, translated to MDIEKISFSLISLAGDSFSKLIEALQAAKESDNERVEVLLKEADELMIQAHKEQTEMLIQETRGEKASYSVLLVHAQDTLMNTILASTLIREMIEMYQEIKTIKIEGEK
- a CDS encoding aldo/keto reductase, giving the protein MGKIIVQGNKNGQKIDIACSNLVMGAGDFLRVDNMDFAGAVLDQYFALGGNVFDTARHYRHSERAIGAWMEMRGNRDNVIIQTKGGHPVREASDIPRVTPEAIYEDISVSLEMLKTDHVELFALHRDNPEVEVGPIMEALHKEVETGRVYAIGLSNWELPRIIEANEYAVTHGLTPLSFNSPNFSLAKVNRPRWENCVSANMEMIRWHEKTNLPLFSWSSQAGGFFSGRYTENDKTDTEMVEVYYSDANWERYKRAKELAQQKACTPIQISLAYVLTQSFPTAAVIGPENETELKSSVAAAGIQLTQSEVDWLDLKA
- a CDS encoding PTS sugar transporter subunit IIB, with amino-acid sequence MEMDQLHVLLVCNLGASTGVMVTKMKEIAQNSEKLKNTDVKIEAHPAGELREYIEAFDVILVGPQIKHQLKHLSEIAAEFDKPIQVIDTKDYGTVNGANILKDAIILKLNK